GATCAGCTGCCTCTGCCCCAACCACAGCGCAGCTGTCAGCGATGCCGCCCGATATTCAAGGCATTTTGCAGCGAGGCAAGCTGACGGTGGCGGTGCTGGCCAAAGACAATGCGCCGTTTTTTATGCAGACGGAGGCACAGCTCAATGGGTTCGACATTCAACTGGCTCGCGCCCTGGCTGACCAGCTAGGGGTAAGCCTCGAGATTACCCGCTCTGCTCAAACTTTTGATCAGGTGGTGGATACGGTCTATGGGCAAAAGGCCGATTTGGCGATTTCTAAAATTAGCCGCACCCTCAAGCGGGCGCAGCGGGTGCGCTTTTCGCAGCCATACCTGCGCATGCGCCAGGGGCTGCTAGTAAACCGTCTGCAAATGGCGGAGCAAACCCAGGGGCGATCGATAGTTGAAACCATTCGCGATCTGCGAGGCCAGGTGGGGGTGATCAAGGGATCATCCTACGTGGGGTTTTTGAAGCAGAAGTTTCCCCAGGCCACCATCGTGGAATATCCCACCTGGGAAGACGTTGTGGAAGCGGTGGTGCGGGGCGATATTCTGGCCGCCTACCGGGATGAGCTAGAAGTGAAGAAGGTGGTGCGCACCCGACCCGATGCGGCGCTACAACTGCAAACTATTGCCCTCACCGATACCCAAGACTCTTTGGCCGTGGTGCTGCCCTGGAGCAGTGCCCATCTGCTCGCCTTTGTCGATCAATACCTGGATACTCTGACAGCCCAATACACCGTAGATACGGTGCTAGATGAATACGCCGCCTACTGGGCTGCCCAAAGCCCGCCGCAACCGTAGTTTTTGACAACACCCATGGTTCCTCTGAAAGCCTACATTCCCCACCGGGTCTCTGTTGAATGGTTGCGCAGCCCTTGGGCAATTTTGATCAGCGGTGGCTTGGGCGTATTGATTGGTACCACCCAACCCCAGGTGGCGTTGTGGATTGCTCCCTTTGGCACCCTTTACTTAGGGTTGCTGAAGATGTGCGTGCTGCCGATTTTGCTGGCGGCCATTACCAACAGCTTGGGGCGACTGATGCAGAGCCACGATGCTCGGCAGTATGTGCAGCGCATTGTGGTGGTGTTTCCGCTGAGCCTGCTGGGAGTGAGCGCGATCGCGGCGGCGATCGCCGCCCTAGCTGGCCCTGGTCGCAACCTCACCACAGATACCTTGCAAACGCTGGGGGTATTGGTCAACCAGTCGGGCGTCGATCTGGAAATGGCTCTAAGCGGACCCCTACCGGAAGCCTCAGGGAGCGACGTTAACGCCCTGGTCAACAGTATGGTGCCCGACAATATCTTTGCTGCCCTCAGCGAAGGCCAAACCCTGAAGGT
The DNA window shown above is from Leptolyngbya subtilissima AS-A7 and carries:
- a CDS encoding transporter substrate-binding domain-containing protein, with product MLSIALVLTLGLSDAAQAAPKAPTSASATTTRATGAAQARSAASAPTTAQLSAMPPDIQGILQRGKLTVAVLAKDNAPFFMQTEAQLNGFDIQLARALADQLGVSLEITRSAQTFDQVVDTVYGQKADLAISKISRTLKRAQRVRFSQPYLRMRQGLLVNRLQMAEQTQGRSIVETIRDLRGQVGVIKGSSYVGFLKQKFPQATIVEYPTWEDVVEAVVRGDILAAYRDELEVKKVVRTRPDAALQLQTIALTDTQDSLAVVLPWSSAHLLAFVDQYLDTLTAQYTVDTVLDEYAAYWAAQSPPQP